The Thioalkalivibrio sulfidiphilus HL-EbGr7 genome includes a window with the following:
- the hemL gene encoding glutamate-1-semialdehyde 2,1-aminomutase: protein MTRSHDLFKAAQRHIPGGVNSPVRAFKGVGGDPVFIQRAEGAYMYDADGKRYIDYVGSWGPMIAGHAHPEVVEAVREAARGGLSFGAPTEIEIRMAERVCELVPSMDMVRMVSSGTEATMSAIRLARGFTGRDKIIKFEGCYHGHGDSLLVKAGSGALTLGVPSSPGVPAALAEHTLTLTYNDLDEVRETLAHVGGQVACIIVEPVAGNMNCIPPVPGFLEGLRELCDEYGALLIFDEVMTGFRVALGGAQAHYGVKPDLTTLGKIIGGGMPVGAFGGRREVMEQLAPLGPVYQAGTLSGNPVAMAAGLKTLEIISRPGFYDELTRKTRVMVDGVLTAAGEAGIPMTANQVGGMFGLFFSEQPVTNFYQATQCDLDRFRLFFHEMLERGVYLAPSAYEAGFVSSAHSEADLAETIEAAARSLREVSGN from the coding sequence ATGACCCGATCCCACGACCTCTTCAAAGCCGCCCAACGCCACATCCCCGGCGGCGTGAACTCCCCCGTGCGCGCCTTCAAGGGCGTGGGCGGCGACCCGGTGTTCATCCAGCGCGCCGAGGGTGCGTACATGTATGACGCCGACGGCAAGCGCTACATCGACTATGTGGGTTCCTGGGGCCCCATGATCGCCGGTCATGCCCACCCGGAGGTGGTGGAGGCGGTGCGCGAGGCGGCCCGGGGCGGACTGTCCTTCGGCGCGCCCACGGAGATCGAGATCCGCATGGCGGAGCGGGTGTGCGAACTGGTGCCCTCCATGGACATGGTGCGCATGGTCAGCTCCGGCACCGAGGCCACCATGAGCGCCATCCGCCTGGCCCGCGGCTTCACCGGACGGGACAAGATCATCAAGTTCGAGGGCTGCTACCACGGCCACGGCGACTCCCTGCTGGTGAAGGCCGGCTCCGGCGCCCTGACCCTGGGCGTGCCCAGCTCCCCGGGCGTGCCGGCGGCGCTCGCCGAGCACACCCTGACACTCACCTACAACGATCTGGACGAGGTGCGCGAGACCCTCGCCCACGTGGGCGGCCAGGTGGCCTGCATCATCGTCGAGCCGGTGGCGGGCAACATGAACTGCATCCCCCCGGTGCCCGGTTTCCTGGAAGGCCTGCGTGAACTCTGCGACGAGTACGGCGCGTTGCTGATCTTCGACGAGGTGATGACCGGTTTCCGCGTCGCCCTGGGCGGCGCCCAGGCCCACTACGGGGTGAAGCCCGACCTCACCACCCTGGGCAAGATCATCGGTGGCGGGATGCCCGTGGGTGCCTTCGGCGGACGCCGCGAGGTGATGGAGCAGCTGGCACCGCTCGGCCCCGTGTACCAGGCGGGCACCCTGTCCGGCAACCCGGTGGCCATGGCGGCGGGCCTCAAGACCCTGGAGATCATCTCCCGGCCCGGCTTCTACGACGAACTCACCCGCAAGACCCGGGTGATGGTGGACGGCGTGCTGACCGCGGCCGGCGAGGCGGGCATCCCCATGACCGCCAACCAGGTGGGCGGCATGTTCGGCCTGTTCTTCAGCGAGCAGCCGGTGACCAATTTCTACCAGGCCACCCAGTGCGACCTGGACCGCTTCCGGCTGTTCTTCCACGAGATGCTGGAGCGCGGCGTCTACCTGGCGCCCTCCGCCTACGAGGCGGGCTTCGTCTCCAGCGCCCACAGCGAGGCGGACCTAGCCGAGACCATCGAGGCGGCGGCGCGGTCACTGCGGGAAGTGTCAGGCAACTGA
- a CDS encoding fluoride efflux transporter FluC — MKAYLAVGLGAALGGSLRYGVVWFTVTQLGLAGAWATAFVNITGSLLIGLFAAVSAGPRLRLPGALRLAVATGFLGGYTTFSMLSLETWKLFDAGAFLLAGLNLFGSLGLALLAVWAGDRLGALYHNTSDAGAR; from the coding sequence TTGAAGGCCTACCTGGCAGTGGGCCTGGGTGCGGCCCTGGGTGGGAGCCTGCGCTACGGTGTGGTGTGGTTTACGGTCACACAGCTGGGACTGGCGGGTGCCTGGGCCACGGCCTTCGTCAACATCACCGGTTCCCTGCTGATCGGTCTGTTCGCCGCCGTCAGCGCCGGGCCTAGGCTGCGCCTGCCCGGCGCCTTGCGTCTGGCCGTGGCCACCGGCTTCCTGGGGGGCTACACCACCTTCTCCATGTTGAGCCTCGAGACCTGGAAGCTGTTCGACGCCGGCGCTTTCCTGCTGGCCGGGCTGAACCTGTTCGGTTCCCTGGGCCTGGCGCTGCTGGCGGTGTGGGCGGGAGACCGGTTGGGCGCCCTCTACCACAACACCTCCGACGCTGGAGCGCGATGA
- a CDS encoding CrcB family protein yields the protein MPEPVSILGVALGSALGAMARHGLSQWVARHLGEGFPWGTWVVNLSGAFALGLLAGVMHDGGGWLSAWLIYGFLGSYTTVSTFSLQTLALARDGHLFRAGSNVLGTAIACTLAAGLGVWLGGGLWTG from the coding sequence ATGCCTGAGCCCGTGTCCATCCTCGGTGTGGCCCTGGGCAGTGCCCTGGGCGCCATGGCGCGTCATGGGCTGTCCCAGTGGGTGGCGCGGCATCTGGGGGAGGGTTTTCCCTGGGGCACATGGGTGGTGAACCTGAGCGGTGCCTTTGCCCTGGGCCTGCTCGCGGGTGTCATGCATGACGGCGGCGGCTGGCTGTCCGCCTGGCTGATCTACGGTTTCCTCGGCAGTTACACCACGGTCTCCACCTTCAGCCTGCAGACCCTGGCCCTGGCCCGGGACGGGCACCTGTTCCGGGCCGGCTCCAATGTCCTCGGGACGGCCATTGCCTGCACGCTGGCCGCCGGTCTGGGTGTGTGGCTCGGGGGTGGCCTGTGGACTGGATAG
- a CDS encoding sulfite exporter TauE/SafE family protein, producing MEAWLAYLILGAVAGVLAGLLGIGGGLLIVPVLVWLYVHQGVDAAVITHLAIGTSLATIVPTAIASARAHHAHGAVRWDLVWRLAPGVVFGALAGATLAEFLSSDMLRRVFGVFEIALALYMLIGTRPAPQRPLPGVATLSAGGGVIGLVSSLLGIGGGTLTVPYLVWFNVAVRQAIGTASAVGLPIALAGAAGFMIHGWQAQGLPAWSAGYIHGPALAGIAIASFLTAPIGARLTHRLPVPLVRRLFALLLMGLGVKMLV from the coding sequence ATGGAAGCCTGGCTGGCCTACCTGATTCTGGGCGCCGTGGCCGGCGTACTGGCCGGCCTTCTGGGCATCGGCGGCGGCCTGCTGATCGTGCCGGTGCTGGTGTGGCTCTATGTGCACCAGGGGGTGGATGCGGCCGTGATCACGCATCTTGCCATCGGCACCTCGCTGGCCACCATCGTGCCCACGGCCATCGCCTCGGCCCGGGCGCACCACGCCCACGGCGCGGTGCGCTGGGACCTGGTCTGGCGCCTGGCGCCCGGCGTGGTGTTCGGTGCCCTGGCCGGCGCGACCCTGGCGGAGTTCCTGAGCTCCGACATGCTGCGCCGGGTGTTCGGCGTCTTCGAGATTGCGCTGGCCCTGTACATGCTGATCGGCACACGTCCTGCGCCCCAGCGCCCCCTGCCCGGCGTGGCCACCCTGAGCGCCGGTGGCGGTGTGATCGGCCTGGTTTCATCCCTGCTGGGGATCGGCGGCGGCACCCTCACGGTGCCCTACCTGGTGTGGTTCAACGTGGCCGTGCGCCAGGCCATCGGCACCGCCTCGGCCGTGGGGCTGCCCATCGCGCTCGCCGGTGCCGCGGGTTTCATGATTCACGGCTGGCAGGCGCAAGGGCTGCCGGCCTGGAGCGCCGGGTATATCCACGGACCCGCCCTGGCCGGCATCGCCATCGCCAGCTTCCTCACCGCGCCCATAGGCGCCCGGCTCACACACCGGTTGCCGGTGCCGTTGGTGCGCCGACTTTTCGCGCTGCTGCTGATGGGGTTGGGGGTGAAGATGCTGGTGTAG
- a CDS encoding AEC family transporter, with amino-acid sequence MFAVTSQMAALIVCGVLWRLLQPAGLDADTTRRVLTNVVYHLLLPALVLLVMWRAPLGLDSVRIAVVAGSSVLVAMLVIWGGCRVCGQSRAITGAMILAAAFPNAVYLGLPVLESLFGETGRSIAIQFDLFACLPLLLTVGALVARHFGEPGDALHPISSLIRVPAIWAGLTGMAFNLGGVPLIPWLDTWLTMLANGVAPLMLFSLGLALCIRNWRMSYVAVLIPVVAVQLFLMPLWAWGLASGIGLEGELLVGTVLEAAMPSMVLGLVFCDRYRLDTSVYAAAVTVTTALALVTLPLWYGWVS; translated from the coding sequence ATGTTTGCAGTCACCAGCCAGATGGCGGCACTGATCGTCTGCGGGGTCCTGTGGCGTCTGCTGCAGCCGGCCGGCCTGGACGCGGACACCACCCGCCGGGTGCTCACCAACGTGGTCTATCACCTGCTGCTGCCGGCCCTGGTGCTGCTGGTCATGTGGCGCGCGCCCCTGGGGCTGGATTCGGTGCGCATCGCGGTGGTGGCGGGCAGCTCCGTGCTGGTGGCCATGCTGGTCATCTGGGGCGGTTGCCGGGTCTGCGGCCAGTCCCGGGCCATCACCGGCGCCATGATCCTGGCCGCCGCGTTCCCCAACGCCGTCTACCTGGGCCTGCCGGTGCTGGAGAGCCTGTTCGGCGAGACCGGCCGTTCCATTGCCATCCAGTTCGACCTGTTCGCCTGTCTGCCCCTGCTGCTCACCGTGGGCGCCCTGGTGGCACGCCATTTCGGCGAACCCGGTGATGCCCTGCATCCCATCTCAAGCCTGATCCGGGTGCCGGCTATCTGGGCGGGACTCACCGGCATGGCCTTCAACCTCGGCGGCGTGCCCCTGATCCCCTGGCTGGACACCTGGCTCACCATGCTGGCCAACGGCGTGGCGCCGCTGATGCTGTTCTCCCTGGGCCTGGCCCTGTGCATCCGCAACTGGCGCATGAGCTACGTGGCGGTGCTGATCCCCGTGGTGGCGGTGCAGCTGTTCTTAATGCCCCTGTGGGCCTGGGGCCTGGCCAGCGGCATCGGCCTGGAAGGAGAACTGCTGGTGGGCACGGTGCTGGAGGCGGCCATGCCCAGCATGGTGCTGGGTCTGGTGTTCTGCGATCGCTACCGTCTGGACACCTCCGTGTACGCGGCTGCGGTGACGGTGACCACGGCACTGGCGCTGGTGACGCTTCCGCTGTGGTACGGCTGGGTCAGTTGA
- the trxA gene encoding thioredoxin gives MAVIELTEGDFESTITGNDIVILDFWAPWCAPCRAFAPIFEAASENHPDVVFAKVNTEEEQALAAHFQIRSIPTLMIFREQVILFAQPGMLSAAQLEDVIGKVRELDMAQVHEEIRQQQAEQG, from the coding sequence ATGGCCGTCATCGAACTCACCGAGGGGGACTTCGAGTCCACCATCACCGGCAACGACATCGTCATCCTGGACTTCTGGGCGCCCTGGTGTGCCCCCTGCCGAGCCTTCGCGCCCATCTTCGAGGCGGCTTCGGAGAACCATCCCGACGTGGTGTTCGCCAAGGTCAACACCGAGGAAGAGCAGGCCCTGGCCGCCCACTTCCAGATCCGTTCCATCCCCACCCTGATGATCTTCCGTGAGCAGGTGATCCTGTTCGCCCAGCCCGGCATGCTCTCCGCCGCCCAGCTGGAGGACGTGATCGGCAAGGTGCGCGAGCTGGACATGGCCCAGGTGCACGAGGAGATCCGCCAGCAGCAGGCCGAGCAGGGCTGA
- a CDS encoding LON peptidase substrate-binding domain-containing protein, with protein MTLPLFPLNTVLFPGGRLPLRIFETRYIDMVRRCLRTDSGFGVCMIREGAEVGQAAEVQPVGTLAMIADWEGRPDGLLGITARGERRFRILRTWVQPDQLLMGEVEPMDEPAATPLPEEFLSLATLAERILTELGEPYASLPREPDNAVWVGARLAELLPVDHTVKQRMLETDDPLARLFMLRDAMLNHF; from the coding sequence ATGACCCTGCCGCTGTTCCCGCTGAACACCGTGCTGTTTCCCGGCGGGCGCCTGCCCCTGCGCATCTTCGAGACCCGCTACATCGACATGGTGCGCCGGTGTCTGCGTACCGACAGCGGCTTCGGCGTGTGCATGATCCGCGAGGGCGCCGAGGTGGGGCAGGCGGCCGAGGTCCAGCCTGTGGGCACCCTGGCGATGATCGCCGACTGGGAGGGACGTCCCGACGGGCTGCTGGGCATCACCGCCCGGGGCGAGCGGCGCTTTCGCATCCTGCGCACCTGGGTGCAGCCGGATCAGCTGCTCATGGGCGAGGTGGAACCCATGGATGAGCCCGCGGCCACGCCCCTGCCTGAGGAATTCCTGAGCCTGGCCACCCTGGCCGAGCGCATCCTCACGGAGCTGGGCGAACCCTACGCCAGCCTGCCCCGGGAGCCGGACAACGCGGTGTGGGTGGGCGCACGACTGGCGGAACTGCTGCCGGTGGATCACACGGTCAAGCAGCGCATGCTGGAGACCGATGATCCCCTGGCGCGCCTGTTCATGCTGCGCGACGCCATGCTCAACCATTTCTGA
- a CDS encoding flavin prenyltransferase UbiX codes for MSQPSPRSVALAMTGASGAQYGLRLLQCLVEADVQVSLMLSRPAQVVIGMETDLSLPGRSREIERFFTERYHARDGQIRVYDREQWTAPVASGSSPPDAMVICPCTTATLSAVATGASRSLLERAADVVLKERRPLILVVRETPFSEVHLENMLKLARMGVTIMPANPAFYHHPQGVDDLVDFMVSRVLDHLRIPNALIRRWGTEPEPEPDE; via the coding sequence GTGAGTCAGCCCAGCCCCCGTTCCGTCGCCCTCGCCATGACCGGCGCCTCCGGCGCCCAGTACGGTCTGCGCCTGTTGCAGTGCCTGGTGGAGGCGGACGTGCAGGTATCCCTGATGCTGTCGCGCCCCGCCCAGGTGGTGATCGGCATGGAAACGGACCTGTCCCTGCCCGGGCGCAGCCGGGAGATCGAGCGCTTCTTCACCGAGCGTTACCACGCCCGCGACGGTCAGATCCGCGTCTACGACCGGGAGCAGTGGACCGCCCCGGTGGCCAGCGGCTCCTCGCCGCCGGATGCCATGGTGATCTGTCCCTGCACCACCGCCACCCTGTCGGCGGTGGCCACCGGCGCGAGCCGCAGCCTGCTGGAGCGGGCCGCGGACGTGGTGCTCAAGGAGCGCCGCCCGCTGATCCTGGTGGTGCGCGAGACGCCGTTCTCCGAGGTGCACCTGGAGAACATGCTCAAGCTCGCGCGCATGGGCGTGACCATCATGCCCGCCAACCCCGCCTTCTATCATCACCCGCAAGGGGTGGACGACCTGGTGGACTTCATGGTCTCCCGGGTGCTGGATCACCTTCGCATCCCCAACGCGCTGATCCGTCGCTGGGGTACGGAGCCGGAGCCGGAGCCGGACGAGTGA
- a CDS encoding DUF6152 family protein, translating to MRSYSRWLLAAVLWVLASVAWAHHGWSAYDNQNELTLTGTVVSAVFEWPHAEVVIDTGEKQWRVVLAPPSRTRARGLLPEWVTEGATVTVVGYPHRVDEVELRAERIIVGDEAIELR from the coding sequence ATGCGTTCGTATTCCCGATGGCTGTTGGCGGCCGTGCTGTGGGTGTTGGCCTCGGTAGCCTGGGCCCACCACGGCTGGAGCGCCTACGACAACCAGAACGAACTGACCCTCACCGGCACGGTGGTCTCGGCGGTGTTCGAATGGCCCCACGCGGAGGTGGTGATCGACACCGGCGAGAAGCAGTGGCGCGTGGTGCTGGCGCCGCCCAGCCGGACCCGGGCCCGGGGCCTGTTGCCCGAGTGGGTGACCGAGGGGGCGACGGTCACGGTGGTGGGCTATCCACACCGGGTCGATGAGGTGGAGCTGCGCGCCGAGCGCATCATCGTGGGTGACGAAGCCATCGAGCTGCGTTGA